The DNA segment TTTATCGCGCCAGACTTTATCAATTTCGGCGCCACTAAAGGCATTCAAGTGCTTATTGAGTTTCAATTGGCGGCGGATATTGTCGATATCGACCGCTGCCACGGCATGTTCGCTAAACGCATCGGCTTGCCAAAATTGTATCAATAGGCGATAGAGATGATTAACCGGCACGGGGCAGGCTAGGCTCAAATTGATACTGTGCAGGGTCACGCGAGTCTCGAAGGTTTCAAGGCAGGCATCGGGTTGGTTTAGCGCCAGACTAAGGGCTTTCTCCTGCAGGGCGAACTGTAAAATATCCGGATTTTCGAAGGGTTTGCTGGGGCTGATGGCGACGAGGCTCACCCTATTACTCAGGCCTTGGCTGCTGTGTGCTCTGTGGAGCTGGTAGGGGAGTGTTAGGCCATCGGGCACCACATCGTTAAACACCGGTTCAGTGGGGAGGTGGATCAGCCCCACCTCCGATAGCTGAGTATGGGTATCGAAGCTTGCCAAACTGGGCGCTTGGGTGGCGGTAAAGTTCAGCTGGGTCTGTTGGCAAGCCATTAGCGTGATACCGAAAAGGCCAAGGCTCATGGCTTTTAGGCCTTTAAGGAGAGTTGGCGCTATTGCCAATCTACTGAATGGAATCGTTTTTATCATAGTACCGCGTCCTCAAGGCTATCGCTCACACTCGATGGCAGCCACTCCAGCAAAGTCTTGCCAACGCGGATATACCAAGGCGGCAAGAGGTCAACCCTGACCATATTGTTGGTAAAGTAGAGCGTGGCAACCCGTTGAAGATCTTCTGTCGTTACAGAGTTAATCCGTTGCCATTGGGCCGTTAAGGGATGCCTTTGGTCTTGTTTCGCCGTGGCGGATAGCAGAGTGGCGAGCGATTGAGTGTTATCGAGCTGCGCTAACTGATTGTTCAGCCAAGTTTGTTTGAGTTGGCACAGTTCAGCGTCACTCAATGGCGTCTGCTGCACTTTGGCAACCACGCCTAAAACCTTTTCCGTTAACTCATCGAGGGAGGTTTTGGCCCTAGGCACTAAGACCAGATTGGTTATGCCATGATTTTCCAGCTCAAAGGGCAGTGAATAACTCAACATTTGCGCCGGGTCGTGCTGGCTAATTTGCGCTATGGCACTGCGGGTATTTTGGAATAAATAGCCTTCGAGCAGGCGAATAGCGGCAGCGTCGGGATGATTTTTACCCACAGTATGCCAGGCGAGCAGTAAGCCAGGCCAAGGACCACGCTCATCGATAAGCTCTGCATGCACGGGCTTAGGCGTGATTTTCAGCTCATCAAATTCGGTTATGGGCTGATCAGGCGTGGGCCAAGCATTAAAGTGTTGTGCTATAAGCGACTTAACGTCGGAGGGAAGCTTGCCGACTAAGGATAATTGCATCGCATCGGGGCGATAATGAGCGCGGTGAAAGGCGATTAAACGCTCGGGACTCGCCTCGGTAATATCCTCACGACTGCCAATAATACCGTGGCCGTAGGGCGTATCCTTCACCTGCTCTAGCAGAAACTCCATCGCACTGCGCACATAGGGCTGGTTATCTATGGTTTGCGCCATTTCTTGGAGCACGGTTTCCTGCTGATTTTTTACCGTAGTCTCGTTCAAATCGGGGCGAATAAAACGATCGGCCTCGAGGAACAACCCCAAACTTAGAGCTTGGCTTGGTAGAGTGACGTAATAATTGGTGTAATCGAAGTGGGTGCTGGCATTAAAACGCGCCCCAAGGGCACTTAACTGCTGGGCATAACTGTCGCCGGGAGCATGCTCGCTGCCCTTGAAGAGCATGTGCTCGAATAAGTGCGCATAGCCAGTTTGGCCCTTGGCCTCATTGCGCGCGCCGACATTAAATTGGCTGGCAATGGTCAAGGTATGTTTATCCGCTTGCGGCAAGAGGTGCACAGTGAGGCCATTGGCTAAAGTGTAAGTCTCAATTTGCGACTCGAGTTGATACAGGCGCTCGGCGCCCGTTATCTGGCACTGCGCCTTAAGCGAAGGGCTAAGCAACGCGATAACTAGGCCGAAATAACCGCTAAGGTATGGTCTCATTTAGCATCCTATCTAAATTACCCGCTGAAGGCTTTCATCTGTGTGCTTGTGTGAGCAGCTTAGCCCACTCCTCTGATTTCATCTAAATCAGTTGAATAGCATTCAGTTTTTTAAAAGAACTGCTATGATGGCACAGTTCTTTTTCTGGCATAAGTACAAGATATGGTAAGCAGATCTCCGTTCGAATCCTTTCAGTGGAAAAGCGATATTTTTAACTGTGAAAGCACTGATATCGATAATTTTTATCTACAGCTTGAGCAGGAAATGTCCCGTTTGGGGATGGTTGAGAAAAAACTCGGTGAAGTCGGCAAGTACAGCGTCAGTCTGTATCAATCTCCCGCCGCCAAATCTGGCTTACCTTCGTTATTGATCAGCGCAGGGTTTCACGGTGAAGAATCGGCTGGCCCTTGGGGCTTACTGCACTTTTTAAGTGAGGCATCGGCCGATTTATTTGAACGGGTGAATTTGAGCATTCTGCCTCTGGTGAACCCAACCGGCTTTAAGCGTGGCCACAGATTTAACAAGTTTGGTGAAAACCCTAACCGTGGCTTCGTGTTTGAAAACGGTAAACCTAAGGCCAACGAGAGCACCTCGGTGGAAGGTAAGCTGCTGTTGGATCATGCGCAATTACTCATCGCGGCGAGCCGTGACGGTATTTTAACCTGCCATGAGGACGTGCTGAGCCGTGAGGCTTATGTGTATTCCTTCGAGCCAAGCCAAGTGCCGGGACGTTTTAGTCTCGATTTACGCGATACCTTAGGGGGCTATTTCCCTATCGCCGCTGATGGTGAGATTGATGGTTGCCCTGTTAAAGATGGCTTGATTTTCAATCACTTCGATACTTCATTTGAGGCGTGTTTAGTGCGTAGCGGCGCGCGTGTCGGTGCCTGTACCGAAACCCCTGCACTGCAAAACTTCGACCAACGTATTTTGGCAAATAGCGCGGCAATGACCCATTTCTTGGCCCTTTGCGCACCATTATGCGATTGAGCCGATAGGTTTTATTTCGATTGAAACAAAAATACCCGCCTAGGCGGGTATTTTTATGGGCGCAGCGGCATCAACCGCTGCAATCTATTACTTTGCCGATTATTGATTAATAATCGTTGGCACGCCTGTACGCTCATCGAGCAGCTTTTTAATCACTGCTGAATCGGTATCGGCCTTGGCAATAAACTTAGCGATATCTTTCGGTAAGGTCAGAGAGACGGGCTCTTCTGATTCAAACTCGGCAATGGTGCGTGACAGTGGCTGGTGCACGGCTAAGTAGCGCTTACCATCTGGCTCTTCGGTCGCTTTAATCGGTTGGTTCACAAATTGTACTCGGGTACCCACTGGAACCGTTTTGAATAAGTGTTCAATGTCATCGTGGCGTAAACGTACGCAGCCTTGGCTGACACGTAAACCAATACCGAAGCTGGCGTTGGTGCCATGGATGGCATACAAGTTACCAATGTAGAGCGCGTAGAGTCCCATTGGGTTATCGGGACCGGCTGGCCAAACCGCAGGCAGAATTTCGCCCCTTGCGGCATATTCTTTACGAATACGTGGGGTTGGTGTCCAAGTTGGGTTAGCGCGTTTACGTTGAACACTGGTGACCCAGTTTTCAGGGGTATCTTTACCAATTTGACCAATACCAATAGGCAGCACTTCAACGGTGTTCTTACCTTTTGGATAGTAATACAGGCGCATTTCGGCAACGTTGATCACTATGCCTTCACGCGGTGCATTGGGCAGAATGAGCTGTTGAGGAATTAATAGCTTGCTGCCTGGAGTAGGTAGGAAAGGATCCACACCAGGGTTTGCTTCCAGCAAGTTGCTTAGACCGAGTTGGAATTTAGCGGCAACATCTTCGAGGGTGTGTTTACCCTCTGGCACTGTGTAATACAGGTTCTCGCCAACTAACCGACTCTTCGAAGACGGTAAAGGGTATTCCGTTGCTAAAGCGGAAAGACTCGGAAAAACCAGAGTCAATAATAAAGCTGTGGTGCGAAGCATACTCATAAGCGGATACTACGATTCCTGTTAATAAAATAACCTGTTTTACGCGGCTTTTTCTCCCTAAAACAGGGCGGCAAATTGTCGGGCAAAGTGCACTGGCGCGCGAAGCTCGCATCCTTCCTTATTTTGGCCATTATTTCAACTGAAATATGATCCGTACGGCGTATTTATCACTTATTTTAGCCTTAAGCGTTTTGCGAGGCGATGCAGATTGCCAGGGTCGAGTCCTAAGGCTCTGGCCGAGGCGGCCCAATTGCCGTTTTGCGCCGTGAGCACTTGTTTGATGTAGTCACGCTGAAAGGCGTCGGTCGCTAGGGCTAAACTGACACCTTCCAACGGGCGAAGCTGCATATCGTTTACGCTTAAGCTTGCCGATGCGTTTGTCTCTACAGGGCTTTGTTTAAACGGTAAATCAAAATGTTGTGGTGCTATGGTGCAGCAGCCATCCTGTGCCGACACTCGCGCCAGTACGGTTGCCCTATGAATGGCGTGCTCTAGTTCGCGCACATTGCCCGGCCAAGTATATTGATTGAGCAAGATTAAGCTACTGGGGCTGAAGTTAAGCTGCTTCATCCCGAGTTTTTGCCGATATCGCTCGGCGAAGAATCCACTCAACAAGGTGATGTCCTGCTCGCGCTCCCGCAGGGGCGGCACCAGCAGGGGAAACACACTCAACCTATGGTAAAGATCGGCCCTAAAACGGCCAGCCAGCACTTCTGTCTTCAGATCCTTATTGGTGGCGGCAATGATACGCACATCGACTTTAAGACTGCGATCATCCCCCACTTTTTGAATATCGCCATATTGTAAGACCCGCAGCAACTTGGCCTGAAGCGTGAGCGGAAGCTCGCCAATCTCGTCTAGAAAGAGTGTGCCCTTATCGGCCATTTCAAACTTGCCACTGCGATGGCTGATGGCACCGGTAAATGCGCCTTTAATATGGCCAAAGAGTTCACTCTCGGCAACCGATTCAGGAAGCGCCGCGCAATTGAGATAAACCAAGGGTTTGTGCTGTCTCGCGGATTTTTGATGGATTGCCTGGGCGACTAACTCTTTGCCCGTTCCTGTTTCGCCTAAAATCAGTACGTTAAGGTCACTATGGGCAACGACTTCAATCTCACGATTCAAGCTTTGCATCTGGGGCGAGTTACCGATGATTTCGGCATCGTGGTTAAGGTTCGGGCTTTTTTCCTGCACATGGGTCGAGTGGCTATTGAGTGCCATGCGCTCCAGTTTTTCAACCAGCAGGGCGTTGCTTAAGGATGCAGCGGCAATCGCACTTAAGCTGCGCAGCTCAGTATTGCTGAATTGGTCGAATTGTAGGGGATTAAAGGCATCGATAGTCACGGCGCCGATAAGCTGTTCGTCGGCAAATAAGGGCAGTCCGATACAGGCATGAACCTTCAATGCCCCGGTTTGATTGGGGATCAAGCCATCGTAGGGATCGGCAAGTTCACTGTCGGCGGGAAAGCGCACTATATCGCCCGCCCGGGCAATGGCCTCAAGCCTTGGATGTTCATTCAGGATAAAGCGTCTGCCGAGCACATCCTCGTTCAAACCGTCGATAGCCAGCGGGGTAAAATAGTGTCCATGGAAGGTCAGTAGCGCTGCCGCGTCACAGTGCAGGTTAGCTCTCACCGTATCGAGCAAGCGTGAGAAGCGGTCCCTGTGGGCTAAACCTGAGGTAATGTCCAGTGCGATACGGGTAAGGTCGGTTTGACTAAGGGCCATAAAAACTCCAGCAGCGAGGTTCCCCTGATTTATAGCATTGATTGTTATATTGACACAGGTTATTTAGACACT comes from the Shewanella mangrovisoli genome and includes:
- a CDS encoding M16 family metallopeptidase, whose protein sequence is MRPYLSGYFGLVIALLSPSLKAQCQITGAERLYQLESQIETYTLANGLTVHLLPQADKHTLTIASQFNVGARNEAKGQTGYAHLFEHMLFKGSEHAPGDSYAQQLSALGARFNASTHFDYTNYYVTLPSQALSLGLFLEADRFIRPDLNETTVKNQQETVLQEMAQTIDNQPYVRSAMEFLLEQVKDTPYGHGIIGSREDITEASPERLIAFHRAHYRPDAMQLSLVGKLPSDVKSLIAQHFNAWPTPDQPITEFDELKITPKPVHAELIDERGPWPGLLLAWHTVGKNHPDAAAIRLLEGYLFQNTRSAIAQISQHDPAQMLSYSLPFELENHGITNLVLVPRAKTSLDELTEKVLGVVAKVQQTPLSDAELCQLKQTWLNNQLAQLDNTQSLATLLSATAKQDQRHPLTAQWQRINSVTTEDLQRVATLYFTNNMVRVDLLPPWYIRVGKTLLEWLPSSVSDSLEDAVL
- a CDS encoding M14 family metallopeptidase, giving the protein MVSRSPFESFQWKSDIFNCESTDIDNFYLQLEQEMSRLGMVEKKLGEVGKYSVSLYQSPAAKSGLPSLLISAGFHGEESAGPWGLLHFLSEASADLFERVNLSILPLVNPTGFKRGHRFNKFGENPNRGFVFENGKPKANESTSVEGKLLLDHAQLLIAASRDGILTCHEDVLSREAYVYSFEPSQVPGRFSLDLRDTLGGYFPIAADGEIDGCPVKDGLIFNHFDTSFEACLVRSGARVGACTETPALQNFDQRILANSAAMTHFLALCAPLCD
- a CDS encoding L,D-transpeptidase family protein, which encodes MSMLRTTALLLTLVFPSLSALATEYPLPSSKSRLVGENLYYTVPEGKHTLEDVAAKFQLGLSNLLEANPGVDPFLPTPGSKLLIPQQLILPNAPREGIVINVAEMRLYYYPKGKNTVEVLPIGIGQIGKDTPENWVTSVQRKRANPTWTPTPRIRKEYAARGEILPAVWPAGPDNPMGLYALYIGNLYAIHGTNASFGIGLRVSQGCVRLRHDDIEHLFKTVPVGTRVQFVNQPIKATEEPDGKRYLAVHQPLSRTIAEFESEEPVSLTLPKDIAKFIAKADTDSAVIKKLLDERTGVPTIINQ
- the norR gene encoding nitric oxide reductase transcriptional regulator NorR, translating into MALSQTDLTRIALDITSGLAHRDRFSRLLDTVRANLHCDAAALLTFHGHYFTPLAIDGLNEDVLGRRFILNEHPRLEAIARAGDIVRFPADSELADPYDGLIPNQTGALKVHACIGLPLFADEQLIGAVTIDAFNPLQFDQFSNTELRSLSAIAAASLSNALLVEKLERMALNSHSTHVQEKSPNLNHDAEIIGNSPQMQSLNREIEVVAHSDLNVLILGETGTGKELVAQAIHQKSARQHKPLVYLNCAALPESVAESELFGHIKGAFTGAISHRSGKFEMADKGTLFLDEIGELPLTLQAKLLRVLQYGDIQKVGDDRSLKVDVRIIAATNKDLKTEVLAGRFRADLYHRLSVFPLLVPPLREREQDITLLSGFFAERYRQKLGMKQLNFSPSSLILLNQYTWPGNVRELEHAIHRATVLARVSAQDGCCTIAPQHFDLPFKQSPVETNASASLSVNDMQLRPLEGVSLALATDAFQRDYIKQVLTAQNGNWAASARALGLDPGNLHRLAKRLRLK